The Coffea arabica cultivar ET-39 chromosome 1e, Coffea Arabica ET-39 HiFi, whole genome shotgun sequence genome has a window encoding:
- the LOC113692959 gene encoding protein FAR1-RELATED SEQUENCE 5-like, protein MEKALCPKIGMKFQLEDKTYNFYNRYGLVVRFSVRKDYLNKDKDGVVTSRRYTCCKEGFKRRYEGDVKPKKTRAETKTGCEAKMGIILNRETMKYQVRDLVIEHNHTLHISECAHMMRSQRKVSISQGTQTEIANDAGISLKQSHELIGKEAGGLGNIGYTRNDLKRYLQTKRERGLKYGEAGTMLRYFKEQKLENPSFFHAEQLDCEEQITNIFWADALMLMDYTYFGDMVTFDTTYKANKEYRPLGVFVGFNQFRQLVIFGATLLYDETVESFKWVFSTFVEAVCGMHPKTIFIDQDTAMAAAISAIVPLTYHGLCTFHIRVNFMKYLGNYYKDGSNLSYRFAECMYEIQDENEFIMAWDAMLKEHKLETNEWLRGIYPYRKKWAKCFMKGPWTVGIRSTQLSESLNASIKKYLKIDHDLVQFFKHFNRVVDEKRYNELRTEYHSRQKLPMLGLQQTPILIQTASIYSLCMFVAFQNEYDESTTMVILDQKHTTMHVEYSVSQYDGGRERRVTLNPITKDITCSCNLFEQEGILCSHALKMYDMVGTKFIPNQYVTKRWTKKARSGGSVDCKDREISSNPSLSIFHRYRLLASEMVRLATRAAMSEAATKLDSSVMSELSKRVKMLFCGEIDEITQNSASMDLCKEIQVQNVAGHFVTPTGLKK, encoded by the coding sequence ATGGAGAAAGCATTGTGTCCTAAGATCGGCATGAAGTTTCAGTTAGAAGATAAGACATACAACTTCTACAATAGATACGGATTAGTTGTTAGGTTCAGTGTTCGGAAAGATTACTTGAACAAGGATAAAGACGGTGTAGTTACATCGAGAAGGTACACATGTTGCAAAGAAGGTTTCAAACGACGGTACGAAGGAGATGTAAAACCAAAGAAAACTCGAGCTGAAACAAAAACCGGATGTGAAGCTAAAATGGGGATAATTTTGAACAGAGAAACAATGAAGTATCAGGTTCGAGATCTGGTAATCGAGCATAATCACACACTACACATTTCAGAATGTGCTCATATGATGCGTTCGCAAAGAAAAGTAAGTATTTCTCAAGGAACCCAAACTGAGATTGCAAATGATGCAGGAATATCCTTGAAACAATCTCATGAACTCATAGGAAAAGAGGCAGGTGGATTAGGCAATATTGGCTATACTCGTAATGACTTAAAACGCTATCTACAAACAAAAAGAGAGAGGGGATTAAAGTATGGTGAAGCTGGTACAATGCTACGATACTTTAAAgaacaaaaattagaaaatccttcatttttccacGCAGAGCAGCTTGATTGTGAAGAAcaaattacaaatatattttgggcTGATGCATTAATGCTAATGGATTATACCTATTTTGGAGATATGGTTACATTTGACACCACATATAAAGCTAACAAGGAGTACAGACCATTGGGCGTATTTGTGGGATTCAATCAATTTAGACAATTGGTTATTTTTGGAGCAACTCTATTGTATGATGAGACCGTTGAATCATTCAAGTGGGTGTTCAGTACATTTGTAGAGGCAGTTTGTGGAATGCACCCAAAAACCATCTTCATAGATCAGGATACAGCCATGGCCGCTGCAATTTCAGCTATTGTGCCTTTAACATACCATGGTCTGTGTACTTTTCATATTAGAGTCAATTTCATGAAATATCTTGGGAATTATTACAAGGATGGCAGTAATCTCTCATATAGATTTGCTGAATGTATGTATGAGATACAAGATGAGAATGAGTTTATCATGGCTTGGGATGCAATGCTAAAAGAACACAAGCTCGAAACAAATGAATGGTTGCGTGGCATTTATCCATATCGAAAGAAATGGGCAAAATGCTTCATGAAAGGCCCTTGGACTGTAGGTATACGTAGCACCCAACTAAGTGAGAGTCTAAATGCTTCCATAAAAAAATATCTGAAAATTGATCATGATCTGGTTCAATTCTTCAAACATTTTAACCGAGTTGTGGATGAAAAAAGATATAATGAACTAAGAACTGAGTATCACAGTCGACAGAAGCTGCCAATGTTGGGATTGCAACAGACTCCCATACTGATCCAGACAGCTTCTATATACTCTCTATGCATGTTTGTTGCATTCCAGAATGAATATGATGAATCCACTACAATGGTGATCTTGGACCAAAAGCATACTACAATGCATGTGGAATACAGTGTCAGTCAGTATGATGGAGGAAGGGAGAGAAGAGTGACATTGAACCCAATAACTAAAGACATTACTTGTAGTTGTAATCTTTTTGAGCAGGAAGGAATCCTATGCTCACATGCTTTAAAGATGTATGATATGGTTGGAACAAAGTTTATTCCTAATCAATATGTGACAAAGAGGTGGACAAAGAAGGCAAGGTCCGGAGGCAGCGTCGATTGCAAGGATAGAGAAATATCATCAAATCCGTCTCTTTCTATTTTCCATCGATATAGGCTATTAGCATCCGAAATGGTAAGACTTGCTACTAGGGCTGCCATGTCAGAAGCCGCTACAAAGTTAGACAGTAGTGTAATGTCTGAATTGTCAAAGAGAGTCAAAATGCTATTTTGTGGAGAAATAGATGAAATAACACAGAATAGTGCATCAATGGATCTATGTAAGGAAATACAGGTGCAGAATGTAGCTGGCCACTTTGTGACTCCAACGGGTTTGAAGAAATGA